The uncultured Methanomethylovorans sp. genome contains a region encoding:
- a CDS encoding PAS domain S-box protein produces MKKVLILHNSVIMPSDLLSRLEYDGYLPFCSLFSEINAIKSIEIKQYDVVLLVIPEMSVGGIRHNKYLNEISRLLPVILVTSFIDTTILESLDKLCLYGCLVSPFSDEQLCSTIELSCHNHKLSKRCNSGVEKALVESERSYAMLLSNLPGMAYTCDNDRDWTMRFVSEGCYKLTGYEPESLINSKDLAFNDLITVEYKDRVWQKWQSALSRKESFQDEYTIITASGELKWVWEQGKGVYDDEGKIIAIEGFITDITEQKKAEEALRESESRYRSLFENKHSVMLIVEPETGAILDANPAALSFYGWSLEEFRRKNIMEINALSIPDVKKELNCAIKHQINHFFFKHRLADGSIRDVEVFSGPIIMEGRILLYSIINDITERNKFDQELRLNHFVIDHATIGIFRIDEDGNIVSVNDYACDSLGYSREELCQMNVLDIDPTFTFDKWLGHRLKMRQMKSETVETIHRRKDGTEFPVDVTINYMEYEGKLFSVSFAKNITKRKLAEKALMESEELFRTTLYSIGDGVITTDTNGCLRQMNHVAEKLTGWLEKEAMGKPLEVIFRVINEDTRQQVEIPVRKVLREGQIVGLANHTLLISKDNREIPIADSGSPIINQKGDITGVVLVFRDQTEERVAQKALMESEARFRKLVVTAPEAIFVQTEGCFTYVNPAALRLFGAESQEQLLGKSILERIHPDYRDIVRERMHLVNNEQQNVPAIEEVYLRLDGTSFTVELSVMPLNYDGLNGALVFFRDITERKQLEMALLRAKMISDEANRTKNEFLANTSHELRTPLNSIIGFSDLLLDGEMDEITEKQRKYIRIINESGHLLLNIINRILDISSIDYGQMNLNYTKFNLCNAIQDTCVMMQTLANRKSIELIVDVDSRINEINADIVKFKEIVSNLVDNSVKFTPNGGTVVVSAIQNENGVEVSVTDTGIGISEEHIGKIFDPFFQVDSSTTRRYGGTGLGLALIKQFIVMHGGNIWVKSEPSKGTRFSFTIPIQGHSSYPKDLNYFDT; encoded by the coding sequence GTGAAAAAAGTATTAATTTTGCACAATTCAGTTATAATGCCATCTGATCTGCTTAGTCGGCTTGAATATGATGGTTATCTTCCTTTTTGTAGCCTCTTTTCTGAAATTAATGCGATCAAATCTATTGAAATAAAACAGTATGATGTTGTTTTATTGGTTATTCCTGAAATGTCAGTTGGAGGTATTAGGCATAATAAATATCTCAATGAAATATCTCGCCTTCTTCCTGTAATCTTAGTTACTTCTTTTATTGATACTACTATATTGGAATCATTGGACAAGCTCTGTCTGTATGGGTGCTTGGTATCACCTTTTTCCGATGAGCAACTGTGCTCAACTATTGAATTATCCTGCCATAATCACAAGCTTTCAAAAAGATGCAATTCAGGTGTTGAAAAGGCCTTGGTTGAAAGTGAGAGAAGTTATGCTATGCTTCTCTCTAACCTGCCAGGTATGGCATATACATGTGATAATGATCGCGACTGGACTATGCGATTTGTTTCAGAAGGGTGTTATAAATTAACAGGTTATGAACCGGAATCTCTCATTAACAGCAAGGATCTAGCTTTTAATGACCTTATCACTGTGGAATACAAGGACAGAGTATGGCAAAAGTGGCAAAGCGCACTTTCCAGGAAAGAATCATTCCAAGATGAGTACACTATTATTACTGCCAGTGGAGAGCTGAAATGGGTGTGGGAACAGGGGAAGGGTGTTTATGACGATGAAGGAAAAATAATAGCTATTGAGGGCTTTATTACAGATATCACTGAGCAAAAGAAAGCAGAAGAAGCACTGAGGGAGAGCGAATCACGTTATCGTAGTCTGTTTGAAAATAAACACTCTGTTATGCTAATCGTAGAACCTGAAACAGGTGCTATTCTAGATGCAAATCCTGCCGCATTATCTTTTTATGGCTGGTCTCTTGAAGAATTCAGGCGTAAGAATATCATGGAGATCAATGCATTGTCAATTCCTGATGTAAAAAAGGAGCTAAACTGCGCCATTAAACATCAGATTAATCATTTTTTCTTTAAGCATCGTTTAGCTGACGGTTCTATAAGGGATGTAGAGGTTTTCAGTGGTCCTATTATTATGGAAGGAAGAATACTACTTTACTCTATTATTAATGACATTACAGAGCGCAATAAGTTTGATCAGGAGCTTCGTTTGAATCACTTCGTTATTGATCACGCGACTATTGGTATATTTCGCATTGATGAAGATGGAAATATAGTAAGTGTTAATGATTATGCATGTGACTCACTGGGATATTCACGTGAGGAACTATGTCAAATGAATGTGTTGGATATTGATCCTACATTCACTTTTGATAAATGGCTTGGACACAGGCTAAAAATGCGTCAAATGAAGTCAGAAACTGTCGAAACCATTCATCGCAGAAAGGATGGTACTGAATTTCCTGTAGATGTTACTATAAACTATATGGAGTACGAAGGAAAACTATTCTCTGTTTCTTTTGCTAAGAATATCACGAAACGCAAGCTTGCAGAAAAGGCTCTAATGGAGAGTGAAGAACTCTTCAGGACAACATTGTATAGCATTGGTGACGGTGTGATCACTACTGATACTAACGGATGTTTACGGCAAATGAATCATGTTGCTGAAAAGCTGACCGGCTGGTTAGAAAAGGAAGCCATGGGAAAACCGCTTGAAGTAATCTTCAGAGTTATCAATGAAGATACGAGGCAGCAGGTTGAGATACCTGTTCGCAAAGTATTGAGGGAAGGACAAATTGTAGGTCTGGCAAATCATACACTGCTGATCTCAAAGGACAATAGAGAAATTCCCATTGCTGACAGTGGCTCGCCTATCATAAATCAGAAAGGCGATATCACTGGAGTTGTATTAGTGTTTCGCGATCAGACTGAGGAAAGAGTGGCTCAAAAGGCTCTTATGGAAAGTGAGGCACGTTTCAGAAAACTGGTTGTAACTGCACCGGAGGCCATTTTCGTACAGACAGAAGGTTGTTTTACTTATGTTAATCCTGCAGCATTACGTCTATTTGGAGCTGAGTCTCAGGAACAATTATTAGGAAAATCGATTCTGGAGCGCATTCATCCAGATTATCGCGATATAGTCCGTGAAAGGATGCATCTTGTTAATAATGAGCAACAAAATGTACCCGCTATTGAGGAGGTTTATCTCAGGCTTGATGGCACATCTTTTACAGTCGAGCTATCAGTTATGCCTCTCAATTATGATGGCCTTAATGGTGCACTGGTCTTTTTCAGGGATATTACTGAACGTAAACAGTTAGAAATGGCTCTTCTTAGGGCTAAAATGATTTCTGATGAGGCTAATCGTACCAAAAACGAATTTTTGGCTAATACGAGCCATGAATTGAGGACTCCTCTTAATTCAATTATTGGTTTTTCTGACCTGCTTCTTGATGGGGAAATGGATGAAATAACTGAGAAGCAAAGAAAATATATTCGTATTATAAATGAGAGTGGCCATTTACTCCTGAATATTATCAATAGGATACTGGATATTTCTAGTATCGATTATGGTCAAATGAATCTCAACTATACGAAATTTAATCTTTGCAATGCTATCCAAGATACGTGTGTAATGATGCAAACACTAGCGAATAGAAAGTCTATTGAACTAATAGTTGACGTTGATTCCCGGATAAATGAAATCAATGCTGATATTGTCAAGTTCAAAGAGATTGTTTCTAATCTAGTGGATAATTCTGTAAAATTCACGCCAAATGGGGGGACTGTGGTCGTCAGTGCCATTCAGAATGAAAATGGTG
- the nifH gene encoding nitrogenase iron protein, whose protein sequence is MRQVAIYGKGGIGKSTTTQNLTAALATMGKKILLVGCDPKADSTRMLLGGLNQKTVLDTLRSEGDESIELDKLLQPGFGGIKCVESGGPEPGVGCAGRGIITSINLLENLGAYEEDLDYVFYDVLGDVVCGGFAMPIREGKAKEIYIVASGELMAIYAANNICKGIQKYAKGGARLGGIICNSRKVDGERELLEAFAQRLGSKLIHFVPRDNIVQRAEINRKVVIDFDPDCGQAQEYLTLASNIENNDLFVVPKPMEMEDLEAMMVEFGIVEL, encoded by the coding sequence ATGCGTCAGGTAGCAATTTATGGAAAGGGAGGAATCGGGAAGTCAACAACTACCCAGAACCTCACAGCAGCACTTGCAACAATGGGAAAGAAGATACTGTTAGTTGGATGTGACCCTAAGGCCGACTCAACAAGAATGCTTCTTGGAGGTCTTAACCAGAAGACAGTACTTGATACATTAAGGTCAGAAGGCGACGAATCCATCGAACTCGACAAGCTTCTCCAGCCAGGATTCGGAGGCATAAAGTGCGTCGAATCAGGCGGACCTGAACCAGGTGTCGGTTGTGCGGGAAGAGGAATTATCACATCAATAAACCTGCTAGAAAACCTTGGCGCATATGAAGAAGACCTCGATTACGTTTTCTATGACGTCCTTGGTGATGTAGTATGTGGTGGTTTTGCAATGCCAATCCGTGAAGGAAAGGCAAAGGAGATCTATATAGTTGCCAGTGGTGAACTCATGGCAATCTACGCAGCAAACAACATCTGCAAGGGTATCCAGAAGTATGCAAAGGGCGGTGCACGCCTTGGAGGAATCATCTGCAACAGCAGAAAGGTAGATGGAGAGCGGGAACTGCTCGAAGCATTTGCACAGAGGCTTGGAAGCAAGCTCATCCACTTCGTACCAAGAGACAACATTGTCCAGCGTGCTGAGATCAACAGAAAGGTAGTCATCGACTTCGATCCAGACTGTGGCCAAGCACAGGAATATCTTACACTTGCCAGCAACATCGAGAACAATGACCTGTTCGTGGTTCCAAAGCCAATGGAAATGGAGGACTTGGAAGCAATGATGGTAGAATTCGGAATTGTCGAACTCTGA
- a CDS encoding P-II family nitrogen regulator — protein MQMIRAIVRPNKVTDIVEALEKEGFVSLTKTDVFGRGKQKGIHTAEVQFDELPKTMLMLVVEDENKSKVIEIIKSSAHTGKYGDGKIFVNPVESAYTIRTGECGL, from the coding sequence ATGCAAATGATCCGTGCAATAGTCAGGCCAAACAAGGTAACTGATATCGTTGAGGCTCTTGAGAAGGAAGGTTTTGTTTCCCTTACCAAGACAGATGTCTTCGGAAGAGGTAAGCAAAAAGGTATTCACACAGCTGAAGTACAGTTCGACGAGCTTCCAAAGACAATGCTCATGCTGGTAGTCGAGGACGAGAACAAGTCAAAGGTCATAGAAATAATAAAGAGTTCAGCTCACACAGGCAAGTACGGAGACGGAAAGATCTTCGTGAACCCTGTTGAGAGTGCATACACCATACGTACTGGTGAATGCGGACTTTAA
- a CDS encoding P-II family nitrogen regulator, protein MKEITAIIRMNKVQKTLDALSECGYPSFTVEKVMGRGKQKGLCYEFEPPLPVQEGVSSKNCIPFVPKRLFTIIVDDKAAEKIVQRIISINQTGHAGDGKIFITDIPEAVRIRTGEEGEITVGRNEE, encoded by the coding sequence ATGAAGGAAATTACGGCAATAATTCGCATGAACAAGGTGCAAAAGACTCTTGATGCACTTTCTGAGTGCGGATACCCCTCCTTCACCGTAGAAAAGGTGATGGGCAGAGGAAAGCAAAAGGGACTATGCTATGAGTTCGAACCACCCCTTCCAGTACAGGAAGGAGTTTCATCAAAGAACTGCATACCTTTTGTTCCAAAGCGCCTGTTCACAATCATCGTGGACGACAAGGCAGCAGAGAAGATAGTCCAGCGCATAATCAGCATAAATCAGACAGGACATGCAGGGGACGGAAAGATCTTCATAACAGACATACCTGAAGCAGTCAGGATAAGGACTGGGGAAGAAGGAGAGATCACTGTAGGGAGGAACGAGGAATGA
- the nifD gene encoding nitrogenase molybdenum-iron protein alpha chain has protein sequence MSSEIESSQRIIDEMMKIYPDKVAKDRRQHLTIKDSCSENHIEANAKTIPGIMTNRGCAYAGGKGVVMGPIKDMVHITHGPIGCGYYTWGTRRNMGKAENGGDNFLQYCFSTDMGETDIVFGGEKKLKAAIDDVVRIFKPGAISICATCPVGLIGDDIEAVAAEAEKEHGVKIMSLRCEGYRGVSQSAGHHIASNVLMQHVVGTEELENPTPFDINIFGEYNIGGDLWEIKPLFERIGYRIVSSFTGDGSYHSLAKAHKAKLSILLCHRSVNYTNRMMEEKYGVPWLKVNYVGVEGTKKSLRKMAQFFDDAELTRKTEEIIEEEMTKIQPELEKYRNKLKGKTAFIYSGGSRSHHYQNLFEDLGMKVVVAGYQFAHRDDYEGRQILDGLKEKASSGMLEDLHYELEDGFEPAISEERMKELKEKLGLMSYDGMMPEMKDGTIAVDDLNHYETEFLIKELKPDLFCSGIKDKYMAQKMGVPSRQIHSYDYSGRYTGFSGVLNFARDVDMAVNNPSWKLLKTPWKAE, from the coding sequence ATGAGTTCTGAAATAGAATCCTCACAGAGAATCATCGATGAGATGATGAAGATCTATCCTGATAAGGTCGCAAAGGACAGGAGACAGCACTTAACTATCAAGGATTCCTGTTCCGAAAATCACATAGAGGCCAATGCCAAGACAATACCGGGTATAATGACCAACCGTGGTTGTGCCTATGCCGGTGGTAAGGGTGTGGTCATGGGACCTATCAAGGATATGGTTCACATCACACACGGACCAATTGGCTGTGGATATTACACCTGGGGAACCAGGAGAAACATGGGCAAGGCAGAAAATGGCGGTGACAACTTCCTGCAATACTGTTTCTCAACAGATATGGGTGAAACTGATATCGTATTCGGCGGTGAGAAGAAGCTCAAGGCAGCCATTGATGACGTAGTGAGGATATTCAAGCCAGGAGCAATATCCATCTGTGCAACATGTCCTGTAGGACTTATCGGTGATGACATCGAAGCAGTTGCTGCAGAAGCAGAAAAGGAACATGGTGTAAAGATAATGTCCCTTCGCTGTGAAGGTTACAGAGGTGTAAGTCAGTCAGCAGGCCACCACATTGCAAGTAATGTACTCATGCAGCATGTTGTCGGTACTGAAGAACTGGAAAACCCAACGCCATTCGACATCAACATCTTTGGTGAATACAACATTGGTGGTGACCTCTGGGAGATCAAGCCACTCTTTGAAAGAATAGGATATCGTATCGTTTCAAGTTTCACGGGAGACGGTTCATACCATAGTCTCGCAAAGGCACACAAGGCAAAGCTCAGTATCCTCCTCTGTCACAGGTCAGTTAACTACACTAACCGTATGATGGAAGAAAAGTACGGAGTACCATGGTTAAAGGTCAACTATGTAGGAGTTGAAGGCACAAAGAAGTCACTCAGGAAGATGGCTCAGTTCTTCGATGACGCAGAGCTTACCAGAAAGACCGAAGAAATAATCGAAGAGGAAATGACAAAGATCCAGCCAGAACTTGAGAAGTACAGGAACAAGCTCAAGGGCAAGACAGCATTCATCTACTCCGGTGGATCCAGGTCACACCACTACCAGAATCTCTTTGAAGATCTTGGCATGAAGGTTGTTGTAGCAGGATACCAGTTTGCTCACCGTGATGACTATGAAGGAAGACAGATCCTTGACGGTCTGAAGGAAAAGGCATCCAGCGGAATGCTTGAAGACCTCCACTACGAATTGGAAGACGGATTTGAACCTGCAATCAGTGAAGAACGCATGAAGGAGCTAAAGGAAAAGCTTGGCCTGATGTCCTATGATGGAATGATGCCGGAAATGAAGGATGGTACGATTGCAGTGGATGACCTCAACCACTACGAGACTGAATTCCTAATCAAGGAACTCAAGCCAGACCTGTTCTGTTCAGGTATCAAGGACAAGTACATGGCACAGAAGATGGGAGTTCCATCCAGGCAGATCCACTCCTACGACTACAGCGGACGTTACACCGGTTTCTCAGGTGTACTTAACTTTGCAAGGGATGTCGATATGGCAGTGAACAACCCAAGCTGGAAGCTCTTAAAGACCCCATGGAAGGCAGAGTAA